In Haematobia irritans isolate KBUSLIRL chromosome 1, ASM5000362v1, whole genome shotgun sequence, a genomic segment contains:
- the LOC142221995 gene encoding putative rRNA-processing protein EBP2 homolog, whose protein sequence is MTEFEMQDTDSEYYSEDESETELQEAFARGDLKPGLNVEYQKPKEKVNNIPRLLARTDEIKTDLPWEERLDMVNDLAPLAPEMAIALEKHEQKRANLFKGNAKIPYVRPEEDPVLNDFKREMLFHRQAQAAVIEGIQRLHELGIKTKRPDDYFAEMAKSDEHMQKIRANLMAKQEGQAKSERIKQIREQRKMGKILAKQTKVQREMEKKDMLDKLKKFRKGKLKNLDFLEDAKELEAKTKKSAEKRKQRDKKFGFGGKKKGMKRNTKSSAAGLEKRVGKARRLKNKSKK, encoded by the exons atgacTGAATTTGAAATGCAAGACACAGATTCCGAATACTATTCCGAAGATGAATCCGAAACGGAG TTACAAGAGGCATTTGCTCGTGGAGATTTAAAACCAGGACTAAACGTAGAATACCAAAAGCCGAAAGAAAAAGTCAACAATATT cctCGTCTTTTGGCCCGCACTGATGAAATCAAAACAGATTTGCCATGGGAAGAACGTCTAGATATGGTAAACGACTTGGCTCCTTTGGCTCCCGAAATGGCAATTGCCTTGGAAAAACATGAACAGAAAAGAGCAAACTTGTTTAAGGGCAATGCAAAGATTCCATATGTTCGACCCGAAGAAGACCCGGTACTCAACGATTTTAAGAGAGAAATGTTGTTTCATCGTCAGGCTCAAGCAGCTGTTATAGAAGGCATTCAACGTTTGCATGAGTTGGGCATCAAGACAAAAAGACCCGACGATTACTTTGCCGAAATGGCCAAATCGGATGAACACATGCAAAAGATCCGAGCCAATCTAATGGCCAAACAAGAgggtcaagccaaatcggaaagAATCAAGCAAATAAGAGAACAGcgtaaaatgggtaaaatattggcaaagcaAACAAAGGTACAACGTGAAATGGAGAAAAAGGATATGCTAGATAAACTTAAGAAGTTCCGCAAGGGTAAATTGAAGAATTTAGATTTCTTGGAAGACGCCAAAGAATTGGAAGCCAAAACAAAGAAGTCTGcggaaaaaagaaaacagcgcGACAAGAAATTCGGATTTGGTGGCAAGAAGAAAGGAATGAAGAGAAATACAAAATCATCCGCAGCTGGCTTGGAGAAAAGAGTGGGAAAGGCAAGACGattgaaaaacaaaagtaaaaaatag